From Carassius carassius chromosome 15, fCarCar2.1, whole genome shotgun sequence:
tatatatatatatttatttgtgtgtatatatatatatatatatatatatatatatatatatatatatatatatatatatatatgtatgtatgtgtgtgtgtgtatatatatacacacacacacacacacacacgtatatagaaatgtattttctatATACACTAAATACTATTTATTCTATTATAATTTCCTAGAAAATTTTGATCTTAATTAGCCATAGCTCATTAAGTGATCAACATTTAGCTAGCTAACCTTCTACAGATTGACAGAACTTTTATAACTAtgtcagatatttttttaaattttttttgatagGACAAACATCCTCCATAATATAAGGTTGGGACAAACAGGATAacatttcaaaaactaaaaaaaaaagttaggagTGAGAATTGACGCTTACCTCATTTTGTAAAGATGAATACCAGtgggaaaaataaattatgtcactTCTATAAATGAAATTCCTCAATGAAATTTCAGTCAGTTTTGAAAGGCGAGAAAGTATGTACTAACAGGGTGGAAAATGACTTCAGGGACACGGTTATTGAAGaaaattgcaacaaaaaaaaaactatattttagttATATGTATGAGTTATATGTATGATTAGAGGCAATTTAGCCTAGTCTATAACTTAATCTACCGTATATTGCTAATTAGGTaacatgttattaaaaatgtggaTTGATAAGTAAtagtttctttcattttagtttctcatttaaaatatttgtgtgtgtatgtttgtgtgtgtgctctcttataaaaattaaaaaaaagaccgTGATTGGGGTAAGTTATAGTTAAAATGCCCCTTgtgtgtttaaaataattttagtaactcagtttaattattattttattaatctatCTCATAAATCTTTTCTTCAGGTCCAGCTCTGGCAGTAAATGGTCCCCAGATTCTTCCTCAATCCCTTCACAGCAGTGATGAAGAAAACTCTGAGCCCAGTTTCTTGGACAGTATCTTTTGGATGGCAGCTCCTAAAAAGAGAAGAACCATTGAAGTAAATCGTTGCAGAAGACGACACccaaataaactgataaaagtCAAGGTAAGATCTCACTGGTTCACCGGTATAGCATTATACAAGTTAAAAGAACTTTCAGTGTTATACTGTGCTGTAGTAAACAGCAGTTTatccttgtttttcttttgttttttccagTACAATATTGAGCCGTGTCCATCGTGTGGCAACATGAAGCTGAAGCATACTCTGTGTGGATTCTGCTATGAAAAAGTCAGTAAGGAGACGGCAATGATACGAAAGCAAATCTCCGTCATGGAAGGTGGACCTCTCAACACTCCTGCTGTAGAGTCTGTTGTTTTGTATGAAAATGAAACGCCCTCTGAAGCAGATAAGGACAAGAGAATAGTAGAGCGCAACAGAAAACGCCCTTATTGGTTTAACATGTAACTGCTTTGAAATAaagatttttgttaaatgaagATCACCGTTTCATATCCATGAGATATTTTGTAATGCGCTTAGCATTTTAATGGatcaattatcattttttttatacccTTGTTTTGTCGTTTAATAACAGTCCTTGGCTCGGTCCATGTAATGTTTTAGTTGAAAAATTAGTGATATGTCATTTTAATAGCAGTACATAGCTAGAGAGGATGTTGTCCACAGTACAATATAAAATGGTTTAAGATAAATAATtagatttgattttgatttggtCAATACTATCTTAAGTCATTATCATACACCTATCAGGGAGGGTTTTATGGTCAAATCTGGAAAAGggtttaaataaaagttaaaaataattgtaaaaatcagGGTGATTGGGACCCCAACATGCAGCAGACTTGAAGATGATCAGTGGGTATCACAGTCACATGACAGTGTTAACCATGTTACCATTATTCTGTTTAATATCAAAAACCATTCTTAATCTAAATGATGATCATTTATGCACACAGTACATCATTGTAGATATCCACAAAAACACATTACCTTAGTGCGTGTCCAAAAACAGTATTACAATAGCaccaaaaatctgtcattttttaaaataaattaaagaaccTTATTACGCACAACAACAGCCAAAACTAAGAGATCGCAATGTAATTCAAAGAAGGTTTTAGAGCTCCAAGTTAACCTCTTCTGCCCATCATTCGAGTATCTGGAATCTCAACTGCCCTGCTCTCAGGACTATACCAAAGTCACTATAGTTTAGGGGTGTTCAAAATTCAgtattttgtgtaaataaagATGCATCTATGagcatttaataattatattaaaaatatgtacgTATATTAAAAATCAATTAATGTAAAGACAACTTATATTTCTATACAAtgcatttaatatgtatttaaataaacgtATCCAACTCCCCAATGAGATAGTAAATTGCCTGCTggatgtttttaatgtaattgcATGATAGTTCAAACTGTCTGGGAGATCTCATGCAAAAGACTTTAGATTGTTCAAAGTAAGCAAAGAAACGAAACATGTTTTATCAGTCAAATGATAACAGATCTGTATAGTCTGTTGTTAAATAAGTGTGTTTCAGTTTAAATGCACCTGATGGAGAAATGCATTTATCACCTTTTGGTTGAAAGGTTGCAGCAGCTTTAGCAGTGTTGTGTTGCAGGTCGCTAATATCTTGACATTAGAAGACAGATAATagatagtaatatatatatatctatatatatatatatatatatatcattataatatatatatatatatatatatatatatatatatatatatatatattgtgatcaAACTCAggaactgcatctcagtatggtacagcaattgctccgcatctgaccgcaaagcactcctgtgggtggtgaaaactgctcaacagATCACCGGTACCCATATAActtccatcgagaacatttatcaTAAGCGCTGcctgggcagggcaagaaacatcacCAAGAATGCCTCCCTTCATAAACATGGActcttcaccctccttccatccggcaggcgttacaggagcctacgctctcgcactagtaggctcaggagagcttcttccccgaggctgtgatacttctgaactccacaccaccaatctaacctgcactggtcacagtactttacaaaCATGTATTTGCAATACTCATATTGTGCACAGACTGCACATTGTTAAAGCtatataaactgtctaaagttgttactgtacaaagcacagtaaactatttctataaaaatatcattgcaccaCTGTTATTTTGgatagaatacattgtttaacaatacttttgcacagtcatccaactgtatttattaccaatgTTCTCatgttgctgctgttcataatgtgtcCTACATTGCCCCTTTAAATGTACAATCGCTACATTGCTTtcttatttatattctgtatatactctgctcaatactgtatatagcaactccactgtacattttgtatatcatagcttcacttactctgcacttttatgtatataaaacactatattcttgcacttctggtaaGATGCTaattgcatttcattagctctgtacttgtactctgcataatgacaataaagttaaatctaatctaatataatattgagaaaatcgcctttaaagttgtccaaattaagttccaagatatcttcatggaacatgatttttacttaatatcctaatgatttttgaaaaatcgataattttgacccatacaatgtattgtcttttattacaaatatatctgtgctacttatgattagttttgtttaaaatgacttttctgCTCTTCTTTGAAAACATACCAAACATAATGACTCATGTTAATGAGtcaacaataaacatcccaatgTTCATCTAAAAATGTTCTAAATCTACTACAAATCATTAGAACTAAAATTCCtttttttcgtttttcttttgtgagaatttatgtgtattttatttaggctgttttgagatatatagttattttagttGTGTATAGTATACAATTTAGTTAgtgtaatattatttatgtactaattaatatatttaactaactaataattttattaatatcttgaattagcttttatgtaattttttagtTTTACTAAAAAACAAGCATTAAGCATGTTATGTCTTTGACAATCATATCAGAAAATGACTATATTTTGTTAGGCAGATTTTTTGCGCTTctccgttttatttatttatttatttatttttggatcaaGTAGAATGCAGactatataaatgcataaatgaataaattcataTTTGTTGCATTACTGATGAACTTTAAcagacaatttatttattttcagtctaAAGATGGTTCATAAATAATATGTaccactaaaataaaaatgaggttACTGAAATGAAAGAATATATCACAGTTTGATTgactcaggtttttttttatatattccgtTTTTccccggactataagtcgcactttttttcatagtttggctggtcctgcgacttatagtcaggtgcgacttacttatcaaaattaatttgacatgaaccgagagaaatgaaccaagagaaaacattacagtctacagctgCCAGAGGGCGCTATatactgccagagatgctgctcactgctcctgtagtctgcactgagcagcatagagcgccctctcgaggctgtagacggtaatgttttctcttggttcttggttctaaatgaatgcgacttatagttatatatgttatagttatatatataatatatgttttttcctcatcatgacgtatttttggacagatgcgacttatactcaggtgtgacttatagtccgaaaaatacggtatatattgtTTGCCATAGTTTCATTAATACATATAAATgagatttacagtttatttatagcatttatttCCAAGAACTAAATGTTTTGAATAGATATTGATGATTGTCCATCAGAGATGTCTGCCCTGCAGTTCATTGTAAGCCTAATGAGAAATACATCAGCAGCtcctttataattaaatataggttacaattaaaaatgtaatttaatttggaCTCAATTCTTTTAGAATATTCAGGTTTAAGACCATTGCTTAGGATGATTTTGACACTTAAGCcacatttagaaaatgttgttGTGTTAAATAACACACCAAGTggcatttattgtaaaaaaatacagaGAGCACAGCAATGTTTCAAATTATAAAACATATGGTTAAATAGCATGACATTCATTTTATGCTTAAACAATAGTATTTTGTGGTATCTTCCTATGATACGATTTCTCTGGTAGTCTCAGCTGAAAACAAATTATGAGCACGTAGGTCTCTTGAAGGCTTTGGTATTTAAGTATGAGTGAGGTCACCCACCATACTTGTCATTGTATCCGTGTCCATGATGGCAGGCAGCTTTCATCGGCTCATCACTCTCGTCGCTGGAAGCCGAGTGTGTCTCGTGGGGGAGATATGAGGCTGGACGCTCTGAAGTCTGGACTCCTGGGTTGGATTACCATTGGCTTGTGTTCGGTGAAGGACGAGACTTCTCTCTTCTGAAGGCAAAGACCATTTAAACTAGTCTCAGAGTCCATGGCAGATTTTATTCTGGAGGGAGAGGGCTCCCGGGTAATGTCAGGCTGCGTGACATCTCTGGGTACAAATATTGGTATTGGAAGAATGTTTTTGTAAGGTAGATTATATTCCTGCAGTGGCTCCCCCTCTCTCCCCATGTGAATGGATTGGTTTAGGAAGCGTCTCACTGTGAAATTAACCACCTGCTTGCTTTCATAGCTCTCCTTTCTCACTGAATCCTTCTCGACACATGTCCTCCTGTGAAGCAGGACTTGAACAAGTTAGTAAAGTAAacgatatatttatttaatgcatacaatttatcaaaagtgacaaaagtattgtaattttttttgtaatattgtttttctttttaactttctaactgtcaaagaatcctgaaaaaaaaatatatatatatattgagcatGTAATCAGCGTatttgaattatttctgaaggatcatgtgacactagactaggtgtaatgatgctgaaaaccagttatattaaattgcaatattatttcacaatattactgtttttacagtatttgtataaattaaaagCATCCTTggtgaacaataaataaatacaattttatatatatatatatatatatatatatatatattttttttttttatatatatgtttttttaatatatatatatatttatatatatatttatttattttttttaaatatgatttaaaataaggGTTTTTATGATTTTTCTATCAGTTTTATCAATTTGCATTAAAAGGTAAAGTAAGTGTAGTAAATTAATGTttgacccaaaaattaaaattctgtttttgTCCTCATTTTTTACccctaaaaacaaacaa
This genomic window contains:
- the mrpl32 gene encoding 39S ribosomal protein L32, mitochondrial, which encodes MSLSGLLQYVGRSLQHLELRLAQAAGFDSFGPALAVNGPQILPQSLHSSDEENSEPSFLDSIFWMAAPKKRRTIEVNRCRRRHPNKLIKVKYNIEPCPSCGNMKLKHTLCGFCYEKVSKETAMIRKQISVMEGGPLNTPAVESVVLYENETPSEADKDKRIVERNRKRPYWFNM
- the LOC132158824 gene encoding telethonin-like; translated protein: MHCLSRKPRSYLLNSYSDFLEIDEIARESYEATWLDLLMETRPEYKRTCVEKDSVRKESYESKQVVNFTVRRFLNQSIHMGREGEPLQEYNLPYKNILPIPIFVPRDVTQPDITREPSPSRIKSAMDSETSLNGLCLQKREVSSFTEHKPMVIQPRSPDFRASSLISPPRDTLGFQRRE